A region from the Rhodamnia argentea isolate NSW1041297 chromosome 7, ASM2092103v1, whole genome shotgun sequence genome encodes:
- the LOC125315881 gene encoding disease resistance protein L6-like encodes MDGSEENVLTQSGQKFLHEMKEMHFDHALPLFNKRAFNTDSAPCGLYDLSRQVVERTGGLPLALEVVGSHLRTISKAKWKTTLTKLKEVPHKEVQERLKISYDALGREGQQIFLGIACFFVNNKKTNAMYMWEACDFYPEVEIDVLIRKSLIKIDHDRISMHDQLRDLGREIVRLKNIKNWGD; translated from the coding sequence ATGGATGGATCAGAAGAAAATGTCTTAACACAGTCTGGGCAAAAGTTTCTGCACGAAATGAAGGAAATGCATTTTGATCATGCTTTGCCACTTTTCAACAAGCGTGCTTTCAACACAGATTCGGCTCCTTGTGGTCTTTATGATCTTTCAAGACAGGTTGTTGAACGCACCGGAGGACTTCCACTGGCTCTAGAGGTGGTAGGTTCACATCTTCGTACCATAAGTAAAGCAAAGTGGAAAACCACACTGACCAAGTTGAAGGAAGTGCCTCACAAAGAGGTCCAAGAGAGGTTAAAGATTAGTTATGACGCACTTGGACGTGAGGGGCAACAAATTTTTCTGGGCATTGCATGTTTCTTTGTTAACAACAAAAAAACTAATGCAATGTATATGTGGGAAGCTTGTGACTTTTACCCGGAAGTCGAAATTGACGTCCTTATCCGAAAGTCCTTGATCAAGATTGATCATGATAGGATATCAATGCATGATCAGTTAAGAGATCTTGGGAGAGAGATCGTTCGTCTAAAGAATATCAAAAACTGGGGAGATTGA